In one Lolium rigidum isolate FL_2022 chromosome 3, APGP_CSIRO_Lrig_0.1, whole genome shotgun sequence genomic region, the following are encoded:
- the LOC124703061 gene encoding glutathione synthetase, chloroplastic-like encodes MSSCVSSSSQHHRYCVRRLPAPTSRAHLAVGDSYASHIRRRGVSLRAMRADAPPSVAPAGAAVLSEMVETAAVWCAAHGLVVGDRHNPRSGTVPGVGLVHAPFSLLPTRFPAYFWKQACELAPIFNELVDRVSLDGKFLQDSLSRTKQVDNFTARLLEIHAEMVAVNKKEDIRLGLHRSDYMLDSETNSLLQIELNTISTSFPGLGSLVSELHRTLLKQYREVLGLDSERVPRNYAATQFAEALGKAWAEYNNDSAVVMMVVQPEERNMYDQYWLVNHLRESHGVMTIRKSLAQVEAEGQVLADGTLVVDGRPVAVVYFRAGYSPNDYPSEVEWSARLLIEQSSAIKCPSISYHLVGTKKIQQELAKPTVLERFLDNEEDIAKLRKCFAGLWSLDNEEIVKSAIEKPDLFVLKPQREGGGNNLYGHDLRETLIRLQNEQGEALAAYILMQRIFPRASLTHLVQGGVCFEDLTISELGIFGAYLRNKDKVIINDQSGYLMRTKVSSSNEGGVAAGFAVLDSILLTDE; translated from the exons ATGTCCTCctgcgtctcctcctcctcccagcacCACCGCTACTGCGTCCGCCGCCTCCCCGCTCCGACGTCCCGGGCACACCTCGCCGTGGGAGACTCGTACGCGTCCCATATCCGCCGCCGCGGCGTCTCCCTGAGGGCGATGAGAGCAGATGCGCCCCCGAGCGTGgcgccggcgggggcggcggtgCTGTCGGAGATGGTGGAGACGGCAGCCGTCTGGTGCGCCGCGCacgggctcgtcgtcggcgaccgccACAACCCG AGATCTGGAACAGTACCAGGTGTTGGGTTGGTTCATGCTCCGTTTTCGCTACTTCCAACACGTTTTCCAGCATACTTTTGGAAGCAAGCATGCGAGTTGGCTCCTATTTTCAATGAGCTTGTGGATCGTGTGAGCTTGGATGGGAAGTTCTTGCAAGATTCTTTGTCTAG AACAAAGCAGGTTGACAATTTCACTGCTAGGCTGTTAGAAATTCACGCGGAAATGGTGGCAGTAAACAAGAAGGAG GACATCCGCTTAGGGTTGCACCGATCTGACTACATGCTAGATTCTGAAACAAATTCTCTTCTTCAAATTGAGCTCAACACTATCTCAACATCTTTTCCTGGTCTAGGCTCCCTTGTGAGTGAACTTCACAG GACCCTACTTAAACAATATCGtgaagtgttaggccttgattctGAAAGGGTTCCTCGGAACTATGCAGCCACTCAATTCGCTGAAGCATTGGGCAAAGCATGGGCTGAATATAATAATGACAG TGCTGTAGTTATGATGGTTGTTCAACCTGAAGAAAGGAATATGTACGACCAATACTGGCTGGTCAATCATTTGAGGGAATC GCACGGTGTGATGACTATTAGGAAAAGTTTGGCACAGGTGGAGGCCGAAGGACAGGTGCTTGCAGATGGAACACTTGTGGT AGATGGCCGGCCTGTTGCTGTTGTGTATTTCAGAGCTGGGTACTCGCCAAATGATTACCCTTCAGAAGTG GAATGGAGTGCAAGACTTTTAATAGAACAATCGTCTGCAATTAAGTGCCCTTCAATATCCTACCATTTAGTGGGGACCAAAAAGATCCAGCAAGAACTAGCAAAACCTACTGTTCTTGAAAG ATTCCTTGACAACGAGGAAGACATTGCCAAGCTACGTAAATGCTTTGCAGGGTTATGGAGCTTGGACAATGAAGAAATAGTGAAATCAGCAATAGAAAAACCTGACTTGTTTGTCCTGAAACCTCAGCGAGAAGGTGGAG GGAACAACTTGTATGGTCACGATTTGCGAGAGACACTGATCAGACTCCAGAACGAACAGGGAGAGGCTCTTGCAGCCTATATTTTGATGCAGCGGATTTTCCCCAGAGCTTCTCTTACTCACCTTGTCCAAGGCGGTGTTTGCTTTGAGGACCTTACAATCTCTGAGCTTGGAATATTTGGAGCCTACCTGCG GAACAAAGATAAGGTCATCATTAACGACCAATCTGGTTACTTGATGCGGACCAAAGTTTCTTCATCGAACGAAGGTGGAGTTGCTGCAGGATTCGCTGTTCTGGACAGCATTCTCCTCACAGACGAG TGA